One window of Candidatus Tokpelaia hoelldoblerii genomic DNA carries:
- the rplA gene encoding 50S ribosomal protein L1 (bhsal05590): MAKIAKRLQKIREGVDKDKLYSLEEAVTLVKERAVAKFDETIEVSMNLGVDPRHADQMVRGVVNLPNGTGRTVRVAVFARGDKAEEAKAAGADIVGAEDLFETVNGGTIDFDRCIATPDMMPLVGRLGKVLGPRGMMPNPKVGTVTPDVAAAVKASKGGAVEFRVEKAGIVHAGVGKASFDGAKLAENIKAFADAVLKAKPSGSKGEYLKRIALSSTMGVGVKVDPASVRPA, encoded by the coding sequence ATGGCGAAAATTGCAAAAAGACTCCAGAAAATCCGTGAAGGTGTTGACAAGGACAAGCTTTATTCTTTGGAAGAAGCCGTTACTCTTGTGAAAGAACGTGCGGTTGCCAAATTTGATGAAACCATTGAAGTTTCGATGAATCTTGGTGTTGATCCGCGCCATGCCGACCAGATGGTTCGTGGCGTTGTCAATCTGCCGAACGGCACGGGGCGTACAGTGCGTGTTGCTGTTTTTGCCCGTGGCGACAAGGCTGAGGAAGCGAAAGCTGCCGGGGCTGATATCGTTGGTGCGGAAGACCTGTTTGAAACCGTCAATGGCGGCACGATTGATTTTGACCGCTGCATTGCCACGCCGGATATGATGCCGCTGGTTGGCCGCCTCGGGAAGGTGCTCGGGCCGCGCGGCATGATGCCGAACCCCAAGGTTGGCACGGTTACGCCGGATGTTGCAGCTGCTGTGAAAGCTTCCAAGGGCGGTGCTGTTGAATTCCGGGTTGAAAAAGCCGGTATTGTTCATGCCGGCGTTGGCAAGGCATCATTTGATGGCGCAAAGCTTGCTGAAAACATCAAGGCTTTTGCTGATGCTGTTTTGAAGGCAAAACCGTCCGGTTCCAAGGGTGAATATCTGAAACGTATCGCCCTTTCCTCGACCATGGGTGTCGGTGTCAAGGTTGATCCGGCTTCGGTTCGGCCTGCTTGA
- the yfbT gene encoding Putative phosphatase (bhsal05510): MAKAVYARGILLDMDGTLVQSTDVVETVWEEWCRIHSVPVEDVLRICHGVRSRDVISQVAPRLDVEKEAERLEALEIKYSSNGACIPGADKFLKKLAKAPWQSWAIVTSAGRKVALHRLNLCHLPLPEQLISAEDVVKGKPDAEPYRTGAQRLNVATADCLVFEDALAGIRSGLAAGCRVVQIGEKEALHKGVWAVIQDWQQIKVAIVDKQYKLTISE, encoded by the coding sequence ATGGCGAAAGCAGTTTATGCGCGGGGGATTTTGCTGGATATGGATGGCACACTGGTGCAATCCACAGATGTTGTCGAAACGGTGTGGGAAGAGTGGTGCCGCATACATTCTGTTCCGGTTGAAGATGTTTTACGTATCTGTCATGGGGTGCGCTCCCGTGATGTTATTTCTCAGGTTGCGCCGCGGCTTGATGTGGAAAAGGAAGCAGAACGGCTGGAAGCGCTGGAGATAAAATACAGTTCCAACGGCGCCTGTATTCCGGGTGCAGATAAATTTTTAAAAAAGCTTGCCAAAGCGCCGTGGCAATCCTGGGCGATTGTGACATCGGCCGGCCGAAAGGTTGCCCTGCACCGGTTGAATCTGTGTCATCTGCCGCTTCCGGAACAATTGATCAGCGCTGAAGATGTGGTGAAGGGTAAGCCGGATGCTGAACCTTACCGGACAGGAGCGCAACGGCTGAATGTTGCAACGGCGGATTGTCTGGTATTTGAGGATGCGCTGGCCGGTATCAGAAGCGGTCTGGCTGCGGGCTGCCGTGTGGTGCAGATTGGTGAAAAAGAAGCGCTGCACAAAGGCGTTTGGGCTGTGATACAGGATTGGCAGCAGATCAAGGTTGCAATTGTGGACAAACAGTACAAGCTGACAATTTCTGAATAA
- the rplK gene encoding 50S ribosomal protein L11 (bhsal05580), which translates to MAKKVAGQLKLQVPAGAANPSPPIGPALGQRGINIMEFCKAFNAASQEMEKGSPIPVLITYYQDKSFTFVMKTPPVTFFLKKEAKLKSGSKEPGKISAGTIGRDKIRTIAEAKMKDLNAGDVEAAMRMVEGSARSMGLEVVD; encoded by the coding sequence ATGGCTAAAAAAGTTGCAGGCCAGTTGAAATTGCAGGTTCCCGCCGGTGCGGCCAATCCGTCACCGCCGATCGGTCCTGCTTTGGGTCAGCGCGGCATCAATATTATGGAATTCTGCAAGGCGTTTAATGCCGCCTCGCAGGAAATGGAAAAGGGATCACCGATCCCGGTTCTTATCACCTATTATCAGGACAAGTCTTTCACCTTTGTGATGAAAACGCCGCCGGTTACCTTCTTTCTCAAGAAGGAAGCCAAGCTGAAATCAGGTTCCAAAGAACCGGGTAAAATCAGCGCCGGTACGATTGGCCGCGATAAAATCCGTACCATCGCGGAAGCCAAGATGAAAGATCTCAACGCCGGTGACGTTGAAGCGGCAATGCGTATGGTTGAAGGTTCGGCCCGTTCAATGGGTCTGGAAGTGGTGGACTGA
- a CDS encoding Glucose-1-phosphatase (bhsal05520) translates to MRKIVSALAISAAVWTGAQAQTAPQDYQLQQVLIMSRHNLRAPLASRGSVAEQSTPKNWPHWDTPSGHLTTKGGILEVYMGHYMREWLVQQALIKANECPAPDSVYVYANSLQRTVATAQFFTTGAFPECSVPVHHQQKMGTMDPVFNPVITDDSTQFSQQAIAAMIAKRDMLQLDDSYRLLEQITDYRASPVCKEKQPCSLAETKDSFSAAYQHEPGVSGPLKTGNTLVDTFTLQYYEGFPLEQVAWNRIQGDEQWQALSKLKNGYQDSLFTSPQVARNVAAPLMKYIENALVTEQKNAPKITVLVGHDSNIASLLAALDFRPYQLPGQFEHTPIGGKIVFQRWHDSKTNHDLMKIEYIYQSSEQIRNAEPLTPATPAQRVTLELNDCPVDANGFCPMDKFASVMHEARQ, encoded by the coding sequence ATGAGAAAAATAGTATCCGCGCTGGCCATATCAGCAGCGGTATGGACAGGTGCGCAGGCGCAAACCGCACCGCAGGATTACCAGTTGCAGCAAGTGCTGATCATGAGCCGCCATAATCTGCGCGCACCGCTTGCCAGTCGCGGCAGCGTGGCGGAACAGTCCACGCCAAAAAACTGGCCGCACTGGGACACGCCGAGCGGTCATCTCACCACCAAGGGCGGTATACTTGAAGTTTATATGGGGCACTATATGCGTGAATGGCTGGTGCAGCAGGCACTGATAAAAGCCAATGAATGCCCGGCACCCGATTCAGTTTATGTCTATGCCAACAGCCTGCAGCGTACAGTTGCCACAGCGCAGTTCTTCACCACCGGGGCATTTCCTGAATGTAGCGTTCCTGTTCATCACCAGCAAAAAATGGGTACGATGGATCCCGTCTTCAATCCGGTCATTACCGATGATTCAACACAATTCAGCCAACAGGCGATTGCAGCAATGATAGCCAAGCGCGATATGCTGCAACTGGATGACAGCTACCGGTTGCTGGAGCAGATCACAGACTACAGGGCCTCTCCCGTCTGCAAGGAAAAACAGCCATGTTCCCTGGCTGAAACAAAAGACAGCTTCAGTGCGGCATATCAACACGAACCCGGCGTGTCAGGGCCGTTGAAAACCGGCAATACACTGGTTGATACCTTTACCCTGCAATATTATGAAGGTTTTCCGCTCGAACAGGTCGCCTGGAACCGGATTCAGGGCGATGAACAGTGGCAGGCTCTGTCAAAGTTGAAGAATGGCTATCAGGACAGCCTGTTCACCTCACCACAAGTGGCAAGAAATGTCGCCGCGCCGCTGATGAAATATATCGAAAACGCTCTGGTTACAGAACAGAAGAATGCACCGAAAATCACTGTGCTGGTCGGGCATGATTCCAATATTGCCTCTTTGCTGGCAGCTCTCGATTTCAGGCCTTATCAACTGCCTGGTCAGTTTGAGCACACACCAATCGGCGGTAAAATCGTCTTTCAGCGCTGGCACGACAGCAAAACGAATCATGATCTGATGAAAATTGAATATATCTATCAAAGCAGTGAGCAGATCCGCAATGCTGAGCCGTTGACGCCCGCCACACCGGCGCAACGCGTCACACTGGAACTCAATGATTGCCCGGTGGATGCCAACGGTTTCTGCCCGATGGATAAATTCGCCTCGGTCATGCACGAAGCAAGACAATAA
- the rplL gene encoding 50S ribosomal protein L7/L12 (bhsal05610), which translates to MADLEKIVDTLSNLTVLEAAELSKLLEEKWGVSAAAPVAVAAAAGGAAGGAAAEEKTEFDVVLVDGGASKINVIKEVRAITGLGLKEAKDLVEAAPKPVKEGVAKDEAEKIKATLEAAGAKVELK; encoded by the coding sequence ATGGCTGATCTCGAAAAGATCGTTGATACCCTTTCCAACCTGACCGTTCTGGAAGCTGCCGAGCTTTCCAAGCTTCTGGAAGAGAAGTGGGGCGTTTCTGCCGCAGCTCCGGTTGCTGTTGCTGCCGCTGCCGGCGGTGCTGCCGGCGGTGCCGCTGCTGAAGAAAAGACCGAGTTTGACGTTGTCCTCGTTGATGGCGGCGCAAGCAAGATCAACGTGATCAAGGAAGTCCGCGCAATCACCGGTCTTGGCCTCAAGGAAGCCAAGGATCTGGTTGAAGCTGCACCGAAGCCTGTCAAGGAAGGTGTTGCCAAGGACGAAGCTGAAAAAATCAAGGCCACGCTTGAAGCAGCGGGTGCCAAGGTTGAGCTTAAGTAA
- the secE gene encoding Protein translocase subunit SecE (bhsal05560), translated as MASKTSPATFFRQVRAEMAKVTWPVRREVGISTVMVLIMVVLAAMFFFLADVIIKFVITGGIGLLSSLFQSGL; from the coding sequence ATGGCATCTAAAACCAGTCCGGCAACATTTTTCCGGCAAGTGCGTGCAGAAATGGCCAAGGTAACATGGCCTGTGCGTCGTGAGGTCGGGATTTCAACTGTGATGGTTCTGATCATGGTTGTTCTGGCTGCGATGTTCTTTTTTCTGGCGGATGTGATTATAAAATTTGTCATTACCGGTGGGATAGGGCTTTTAAGCAGCTTGTTCCAGTCAGGGTTATAA
- the rplJ gene encoding 50S ribosomal protein L10 (bhsal05600): protein MEKAEKREFVTWLNGAFKESGSVVVAHYSGLTVAQMNDLRSKMRAAGGSVKVAKNRLARIALQGTEGEAMTDLFTGQTLIAYSQDPITAPKVAVDFAKANDKLVILGGAMGATSLNADGVKSLASLPSLDELRAKLVGMISTPATRIAQVTSAPAAQLARVFGAYARKDEAA, encoded by the coding sequence GTGGAAAAAGCGGAAAAACGCGAATTTGTCACTTGGCTTAATGGGGCTTTTAAAGAGTCCGGTTCTGTTGTTGTGGCCCACTATTCCGGTCTTACCGTTGCACAGATGAACGATCTGCGTTCGAAAATGCGTGCAGCCGGCGGGTCCGTAAAAGTCGCGAAAAACCGCCTTGCCAGGATCGCTCTTCAGGGCACGGAAGGGGAGGCGATGACAGATCTGTTCACAGGACAGACCTTGATTGCCTATTCCCAGGATCCGATCACAGCGCCGAAAGTCGCTGTTGATTTCGCCAAGGCCAACGACAAGCTCGTTATCCTTGGTGGTGCAATGGGTGCAACCAGCCTCAATGCTGATGGTGTGAAGTCTCTGGCTTCCCTGCCATCGCTCGACGAGCTGCGTGCAAAGCTGGTGGGTATGATTTCCACACCTGCAACCCGTATTGCACAGGTTACAAGCGCACCGGCCGCACAGCTGGCCCGCGTTTTTGGCGCCTATGCCCGGAAGGACGAAGCGGCGTAA
- the tuf1 gene encoding Elongation factor Tu (bhsal05540) encodes MAKSKFERTKPHVNIGTIGHVDHGKTTLTAAITKYFGEFRDYSQIDAAPEEKERGITISTSHVEYETDNRHYAHVDCPGHADYVKNMITGAAQMDGAILVVNAADGPMPQTREHILLARQVGVPAIVVFLNKVDQVNDEELLELVELEVRELLSKYDFPGDDIPIVKGSALAALEGRDKDIGEDAIRLLMSEVDGYIPTPQRPVDQPFLMPIEDVFSISGRGTVVTGRVERGIVKVGEEIEIVGIRPTSKSTVTGVEMFRKLLDQGQAGDNIGALLRGVDREGVERGQVLAKPGSVTPHTKFKAEAYILTKEEGGRHTPFFTNYRPQFYFRTTDVTGIVTLPEGTEMVMPGDNIAMDVALIVPIAMEEKLRFAIREGGRTVGAGIVSKIIE; translated from the coding sequence ATGGCGAAGAGCAAATTTGAACGAACGAAGCCTCACGTTAATATAGGCACGATAGGTCACGTTGACCATGGCAAGACGACGCTTACTGCGGCAATTACGAAGTATTTCGGAGAATTCCGTGATTACAGCCAGATTGACGCTGCGCCTGAGGAAAAGGAACGTGGTATCACGATTTCGACGTCGCATGTTGAGTATGAGACGGATAACCGGCACTACGCCCACGTTGACTGCCCTGGCCACGCTGACTATGTGAAGAACATGATCACGGGTGCTGCGCAGATGGATGGAGCTATTCTTGTTGTGAATGCAGCTGATGGTCCGATGCCGCAGACGCGGGAGCATATTCTGCTTGCCCGTCAGGTTGGTGTTCCGGCGATTGTTGTTTTCCTGAACAAGGTTGATCAGGTGAATGATGAAGAGCTTCTTGAGCTTGTTGAGCTTGAGGTGCGTGAGCTTCTGTCGAAATATGATTTTCCTGGTGATGATATTCCGATTGTGAAGGGTTCTGCGCTTGCTGCTCTTGAGGGTCGTGACAAGGACATCGGCGAAGATGCGATCCGCCTGCTGATGAGCGAGGTTGATGGTTACATCCCTACGCCTCAGCGTCCTGTTGACCAGCCTTTCCTGATGCCGATTGAGGATGTTTTCTCTATTTCGGGGCGTGGTACGGTTGTTACTGGCCGTGTTGAGCGGGGTATTGTTAAGGTTGGCGAGGAGATCGAGATTGTTGGTATTCGTCCGACGTCGAAATCGACTGTTACGGGCGTTGAAATGTTCCGCAAGCTTCTTGACCAGGGTCAGGCCGGTGATAACATCGGTGCGCTGCTTCGCGGTGTTGACCGTGAGGGTGTTGAGCGTGGCCAGGTTCTGGCGAAGCCCGGTTCAGTTACGCCGCACACGAAGTTCAAGGCTGAGGCTTATATCCTTACGAAGGAAGAGGGTGGGCGTCATACGCCGTTCTTCACGAACTACCGTCCTCAGTTTTACTTCCGTACGACGGACGTCACTGGTATTGTGACGTTGCCTGAAGGGACTGAGATGGTTATGCCTGGTGATAACATTGCAATGGATGTTGCCTTGATTGTGCCGATTGCGATGGAAGAGAAGCTTCGCTTTGCTATTCGTGAGGGCGGCCGTACAGTCGGTGCAGGTATCGTATCTAAAATTATCGAGTAA
- a CDS encoding Pirin domain-containing protein (bhsal05530) has translation MIEHRPFASLGHADHGWLDARHHFSFASYHDPERVHWGALRVWNDDTIAPGTGFPLHPHENMEIITYVREGVITHQDNQGNEGRTKAGDVQVMSAGSGIRHAEYNMEDGITRIFQIWIFPDEQGGTPAWGSKPFPRGERSGRFIALASGMEGDTNALPIRTRARVLGATLKAGETAEYHFGDRRCGYLVPSTGKVTVNGIELAERDGAAIRDEPVIRVTAQKDAELVLVDTSAI, from the coding sequence ATGATTGAACATCGCCCTTTTGCCAGCCTTGGCCATGCAGACCATGGCTGGCTTGACGCCAGACACCACTTTTCCTTTGCCTCCTATCATGATCCCGAACGGGTTCACTGGGGCGCATTGCGGGTGTGGAATGATGATACCATTGCGCCGGGCACCGGCTTTCCGTTGCATCCCCATGAAAATATGGAGATTATCACCTATGTGCGTGAAGGCGTGATAACACATCAGGATAATCAGGGCAATGAAGGACGCACCAAGGCCGGCGACGTGCAGGTTATGAGCGCCGGCTCCGGCATTCGCCACGCCGAATACAACATGGAAGACGGTATTACCCGTATTTTCCAGATATGGATCTTCCCCGATGAGCAGGGCGGCACCCCGGCATGGGGCTCGAAGCCTTTTCCCAGAGGAGAACGTTCGGGACGGTTTATCGCACTGGCCAGCGGCATGGAAGGCGACACCAACGCCCTGCCTATCCGCACCAGGGCCCGCGTGCTTGGCGCAACGCTGAAAGCAGGCGAAACGGCTGAATACCACTTCGGCGACAGGCGTTGCGGTTATCTCGTTCCCTCAACCGGCAAGGTTACAGTCAACGGCATAGAGCTTGCAGAACGCGATGGCGCAGCTATCCGTGACGAGCCGGTTATCCGTGTGACAGCCCAGAAAGACGCCGAACTTGTGCTGGTTGACACTTCGGCAATATAA
- a CDS encoding Hypothetical protein (bhsal05550), protein MRRVAFVSIIGYLVANFIGRVRSVVAFRVFGVFGI, encoded by the coding sequence ATGCGTAGGGTTGCATTTGTTTCGATAATTGGCTATCTTGTCGCTAATTTCATTGGGCGCGTAAGGTCTGTGGTGGCTTTTCGCGTCTTTGGTGTGTTCGGTATTTGA
- the nusG gene encoding Transcription termination/antitermination protein NusG (bhsal05570) translates to MAFRWYIVQAYSNFEKKVAEAIEKEAQQKGLSAFFEKILVPTEKVVEVRRGRKVDSERKFFPGYVLVRAELTDDVFHLIKNTPKVTGFLGSDSKPVPISDAEAERILVQVNEGGERSRSSVTFEVGEQVRVADGPFASFNGIVQEVEEDRARLKVEVSIFGRATPVELEFGQVEKV, encoded by the coding sequence GTGGCATTTCGCTGGTATATCGTTCAGGCCTATTCAAATTTTGAAAAAAAGGTTGCTGAAGCTATCGAGAAAGAAGCGCAACAAAAGGGTTTGAGTGCGTTTTTTGAAAAAATCCTCGTTCCCACCGAAAAGGTGGTTGAAGTGCGCCGCGGGCGCAAGGTGGATAGCGAGCGCAAATTTTTCCCCGGCTACGTTCTGGTCCGGGCAGAGCTGACGGATGATGTTTTTCATCTGATCAAGAATACGCCGAAGGTAACAGGTTTCCTTGGGTCTGATTCAAAGCCGGTGCCGATTTCCGATGCTGAAGCCGAGCGGATTCTGGTGCAGGTGAACGAAGGGGGCGAGCGTTCCAGATCATCTGTCACGTTTGAGGTTGGCGAGCAGGTGCGTGTTGCTGATGGTCCGTTTGCTTCCTTTAACGGCATTGTTCAGGAAGTTGAGGAGGACCGTGCCCGCCTCAAGGTGGAGGTTTCGATTTTCGGCCGTGCTACGCCGGTTGAACTTGAGTTTGGTCAGGTTGAAAAAGTCTGA